Proteins from a genomic interval of Medicago truncatula cultivar Jemalong A17 chromosome 3, MtrunA17r5.0-ANR, whole genome shotgun sequence:
- the LOC25488483 gene encoding serrate RNA effector molecule, producing the protein MAEVENLPPESHDRSPTITTAPPPPDDDLPPPPNPNPRRRDFDRRDDRDFDRRPHRGGRGGRGGGGYYNNRDRDIKRRRSPSPNYRDRRYSPPPQQSRRSPPPYKRSRRGSPHRPNDRFGHDHFGGYERGGGRGGYADDRPGGRFPHRSGGGYQNGISDLDANRGYADLPSGGARREGLMSYKQFIQELEDDILPSEAERRYQEYKSEYITTQKRAYFNTHKDAEWLKDKYHPTNLLTVIERRNENARRLAKEFLLDLQSGTLDINPGLNSASTKSEQATEPNSEEETDAGGKRRRHGRGSNKDNDFSAAPKAHPVSSEPRRIQEDIHQVQAVVRKLDKEKGIEDNILCTNDHSKNSDKARSGSVGPVVIIRGLTSIKGLEGVELLDTLITYLWRIHGVDYYGMLETSDAKGFRHVRPEGARHEETAKSGSEWEKKLDSFWQRRLDGLDPLEVRTAKEKIDAAAADMLDPYVRKIRDEKYGWKYGCGAKSCTKLFHAVEFVYKHLKLKHPELVLELTSKLREDLYFQNYMNDPDAPGGTPVMQQSQDKPLKRRLLEGRLKDDRGNRRDQDRSDRTNGDRPDSSPSHERQLGNRDETMFDAYGGPAVSFNSDMPPPPVLMPVPGAGPLGPFVPAPPEVAMQMFRDQGPSSYDPSGMTMRSGPHIGGQASMIAVPPTFRPDPRRMRSYQDLDAPEEEVTVIDYRSL; encoded by the exons CTCCACCTAATCCCAACCCTCGTCGTCGCGATTTCGACCGTCGTGACGACAGAGATTTCGACCGCCGTCCTCACCGTGGCGGCCGTGGTGGCCGCGGTGGCGGTGGTTACTACAACAACCGTGATAGAGACATCAAACGCCGTCGTAGTCCTAGCCCTAACTATCGTGACCGCCGCTATTCTCCTCCTCCGCAACAGTCTCGTCGTTCTCCTCCGCCGTATAAGAGATCTAGAAGGGGTAGTCCTCATAGACCTAACGACAG GTTTGGCCATGATCACTTTGGTGGCTATGAACGGGGAGGTGGAAGGGGTGGCTATGCAGATGATAGACCTGGTGGCAGATTTCCACATCGATCTGGAGGGGGATATCAAAACGGAATTTCTG ATTTGGATGCCAATCGCGGTTATGCAGATTTGCCAAGTGGGGGTGCTCGAAG AGAGGGTTTGATGTCCTATAAGCAATTCATCCAGGAGCTTGAAGATGATATACTGCCATCTGAAGCTGAGCGTAG atACCAAGAGTACAAGTCAGAGTATATTACTACCCAAAAACGAGCTTATTTCAATACCCACAAGGATGCTGAGTG GTTGAAAGATAAGTATCATCCAACAAATTTACTTACAGTAATTGAAAG GAGGAATGAAAATGCTCGACGTTTGGCAAAGGAGTTTTTGCTTGATTTGCAAAGTGGAACACTAGACAT AAATCCAGGTTTAAACTCTGCATCCACTAAATCAGAGCAAGCCACTGAGCCCAATTCAGAGGAGGAAACAGATGCCGGTGGTAAAAGAAGAAGACATGGCAGGGGATCTAATAAGGACAACGATTTCTCTGCTGCTCCGAAGGCTCACCCTGTCAGTTCTGAACCTAGAAGGATACAAGAAGATATTCATCAGGTTCAGGCTGTTGTTCGTAAGCTTGACAAGGAAAAAGGGATTGAAGATAATATTTTATGCACCAATGATCATAGTAAAAATAGTGACAAGGCTCGCAGTGGATCTGTGGGCCCTGTAGTAATTATCCGTGGCTTAACATCTATTAAGGGCTTAGAGGGTGTTGAGCTACTGGACACGCTTATAACATATCTTTGGCGGATTCATGGTGTAGATTATTATGGAATGCTTGAGACTAGTGATGCCAAAGGTTTTAGGCATGTGAGACCAGAAGGAGCAAGGCATGAAGAAACAGCTAAGTCGGGGTCAGAATGGGAGAAAAAACTTGATTCATTTTGGCAGAGAAGGTTGGACGGCCTGGATCCCTTGGAAGTAAGGACTGCAAAGGAGAAGATAGATGCTGCAGCAGCTGACATGTTGGATCCATATGTTAGAAAAATTAGGGATGAAAAGTATGGTTGGAAGTATGGCTGTGGAGCCAAGAGTTGCACAAAGCTTTTTCATGCTGTTGAGTTTGTGTACAAACATCTCAAGCTAAAACACCCAGAGCTTGTGTTGGAACTAACATCAAAATTGCGGGAAGatctttattttcaaaattacatgAA TGATCCTGATGCTCCTGGTGGAACGCCTGTCATGCAGCAATCTCAG GACAAACCTTTAAAGCGAAGGTTACTGGAAGGCCGATTGAAAGATGATCGTGGGAATCGGCGAGACCAGGATAGGAGCGACAGAACAAATGGAGATAGACCTGACAGTTCGCCATCCCATGAGAGGCAGTTGGGAAACCGTGATGAAACGATGTTCGATGCATATGGTGGACCTGCTGTATCATTCAACTCAGATATGCCCCCTCCTCCAGTTTTGATGCCTGTACCTGGTGCCGG GCCTCTGGGACCCTTTGTTCCTGCTCCACCAGAAGTTGCGATGCAGATGTTTAGGGATCAAGGACCATCTTCGTATGATCCATCAGGAATGACGATGCGTTCTGGTCCTCACATAGGGGGACAAGCCTCTATGATTGCTGTTCCTCCCACCTTTAGACCTGATCCCCGACGGATGCGGAG TTATCAAGACTTGGATGCCCCAGAAGAAGAAGTTACTGTCATAGACTATCGGAGCTTGTAG